A portion of the Chloroflexota bacterium genome contains these proteins:
- a CDS encoding alpha/beta hydrolase, with protein sequence MHRLAHTFHGPPEGFPVVLLHHGLGSSAAWRAQVPALVKAGFRVLTYDRWGYGAAGPRAQLHTPWFEPDVEDLRALLDALGLDQVALVGHSDGGTIALYFAAQHPERVRALVTVAAHVYVDPTMQPGMEALRRTYETSEAFRRALDRTHRGRGAAVFEMWYHGWHRPGVLGWDARPLLQRVKAPALVVQGTADEYAPPSHAEAIAEALPNAQLALIHDAPHMLPQERPEAFNPLLLDFLTSQTT encoded by the coding sequence ATGCACCGCCTCGCACACACCTTCCACGGCCCGCCTGAGGGCTTCCCCGTAGTGCTCTTGCACCACGGCCTGGGCAGCAGCGCTGCATGGCGCGCCCAGGTGCCCGCGCTCGTGAAAGCCGGCTTTCGGGTGCTGACCTACGACCGTTGGGGCTACGGTGCAGCCGGGCCGCGGGCGCAGTTGCACACGCCCTGGTTTGAGCCTGATGTGGAAGACCTGCGGGCGTTGCTCGACGCCTTGGGGCTGGACCAGGTGGCGCTGGTGGGGCACAGCGACGGCGGCACCATCGCGCTTTATTTTGCCGCTCAGCACCCCGAGCGCGTGCGGGCTTTGGTCACCGTGGCCGCGCATGTGTATGTGGACCCCACCATGCAGCCTGGCATGGAAGCCCTGCGGCGGACTTATGAAACCTCGGAAGCCTTCCGCCGGGCGCTGGACCGCACCCACCGGGGCCGCGGGGCAGCGGTGTTTGAGATGTGGTACCACGGCTGGCATCGCCCTGGCGTGCTGGGTTGGGATGCCCGCCCGCTTTTGCAGCGTGTGAAAGCCCCTGCGCTGGTGGTGCAGGGCACTGCAGACGAATACGCGCCCCCCAGCCATGCGGAAGCCATTGCTGAGGCGCTTCCCAATGCCCAATTGGCCCTGATCCACGATGCGCCGCACATGCTGCCCCAAGAGCGCCCTGAAGCCTTCAACCCCCTGCTGCTTGATTTCCTCACGAGCCAGACCACGTGA